A single region of the Mycobacterium lentiflavum genome encodes:
- a CDS encoding cytochrome P450 produces the protein MRYLPGEGLLALYRLRGPVINSGVGRHGYTYLLGPEANKFVFANADAFSWARTFENLAWVDGPTALIVSDGDDHRRRRSVVAPGLRHRQIQDYVQTMVSNIDATIDGWRRGQRLDIYQQCRGAVRRSTAESLFGSRLAAHSDFLGEQLQPLLDLTHQLPQVVALQRRLNSRGWRRAMAARQRLNDFIDSLIADARTAPRPDDHLLTMLINGRGDEGYALSNNEIRDSIISLITAGYETTSGALAWAIYTLLTLPGAWDNAADEVRRVLGDEPPSAANLGALTYLNGVVHETLRLYSPAVISARRVMRDLSFDGHRIRAGRLLIFSAYVTHRLPEVWPDPREFRPRRWDPDSPDYRKPAPHEFIPFSGGLHRCIGAAMATTEMTTMLARLVARTTLRLPAQRIRAANLAALSPTPGLVVEIADSVPAQ, from the coding sequence ATCCGCTACCTGCCCGGCGAAGGGTTGCTCGCCCTATACCGGCTGCGGGGCCCGGTGATCAATTCCGGCGTCGGCCGGCACGGCTACACCTATCTGCTCGGCCCCGAGGCCAACAAATTCGTGTTCGCCAACGCCGACGCGTTCAGCTGGGCGCGGACGTTCGAGAACCTCGCATGGGTCGACGGGCCCACCGCGCTGATCGTCAGTGACGGGGACGATCACCGCCGTCGCCGCAGCGTGGTGGCCCCGGGGCTGCGCCACCGGCAGATCCAGGACTACGTGCAGACCATGGTGTCCAATATCGACGCCACGATCGACGGCTGGCGGCGGGGGCAACGGCTGGACATCTACCAGCAGTGCCGCGGCGCGGTGCGGCGCAGCACCGCGGAGAGCCTGTTCGGCTCACGCTTGGCGGCGCACTCCGACTTCCTCGGTGAGCAACTCCAGCCGCTGCTGGACCTGACCCACCAGCTGCCCCAGGTCGTGGCGCTGCAGCGGCGTCTCAACTCCCGCGGATGGCGGCGAGCGATGGCTGCCCGCCAGCGCCTCAACGACTTCATCGACAGCCTGATCGCCGACGCCCGCACCGCGCCCAGACCCGACGACCACCTGCTAACCATGTTGATCAACGGTCGCGGCGATGAGGGATATGCATTGAGCAACAACGAGATTCGCGACTCGATCATTTCGCTGATCACCGCCGGCTACGAGACCACCAGCGGCGCGCTGGCCTGGGCGATCTACACGCTGCTGACCCTGCCGGGCGCCTGGGACAACGCCGCCGACGAGGTTCGCCGGGTGCTCGGCGACGAGCCGCCCAGCGCCGCCAACCTCGGCGCGCTGACCTACCTCAACGGCGTGGTCCACGAGACGCTTCGGCTGTACTCGCCCGCGGTGATCTCCGCCCGCCGCGTGATGCGCGACCTCAGCTTCGACGGACACCGGATCCGCGCGGGTCGATTGCTGATCTTCAGCGCCTACGTCACCCATCGGCTGCCCGAGGTGTGGCCGGATCCGCGCGAGTTCCGGCCCCGACGGTGGGACCCGGATTCTCCCGATTACCGCAAGCCCGCACCGCACGAGTTCATTCCGTTCAGCGGCGGGCTGCACCGCTGCATCGGGGCGGCGATGGCGACGACCGAGATGACGACCATGCTTGCCCGGCTGGTGGCCCGAACCACCCTGCGGTTGCCCGCTCAGCGAATCCGGGCGGCCAACCTCGCCGCGCTCAGTCCCACCCCGGGGCTGGTCGTCGAAATCGCCGACTCAGTGCCAGCGCAGTAG
- a CDS encoding ABC-F family ATP-binding cassette domain-containing protein: MAHLLGAEAVHLEYPTQVVFDSISLGVNDGARIGIVGRNGDGKSSLLRLLSGQLPPNSGRVTQRSGLRVGTLSQADTLDPQHTVGWTLVGDQPEHQWAGDPRIRDVVGGLVADIAWDAMISTLSGGQRRRVQLARLLIGEWDVIALDEPTNHLDIEGITWLAGHLQQRWARNTGGLLVVTHDRWFLDEVATTTWEVHDGIVEPFEGGYAAYVLQRVERDRQAAAVEAKRQNLMRKELAWLRRGPPARTSKPKFRIDAANQLIADVPPLRNTVELAKLATARLGKDVIDLLDVSVSFGGRPVLRDVEWRIAPGERTGIVGANGAGKSTLLGLIAGTIAPDTGRVKRGKTVALAVLDQQGDRLADLADDRIADVLGRLRGGYEVEGREVTPAQLLERLGFTELSARVGELSGGQRRRLQLMLTLLSEPNVLLLDEPTNDVDTDMLTATEDLLDSWPGTLIVVSHDRYLLERITDQQYAILDGRLRHLPGGVDEYLRLTADSAPGAHPPRATPDTAAMSGAQRRAAEKELASVDRQLARLADRITAKHVELADHDQSDHVGITRLTSELRALEDEVATLESRWLELSEMVE, from the coding sequence GTGGCGCACCTTCTGGGGGCCGAGGCCGTTCACCTCGAATACCCGACTCAAGTGGTATTCGATTCGATCTCGCTCGGGGTCAATGACGGCGCGCGCATCGGCATCGTCGGTCGCAACGGCGACGGCAAGTCCAGCCTGCTGCGCCTGCTGAGCGGTCAGCTGCCGCCCAACTCCGGGCGGGTCACCCAACGCAGCGGATTGCGGGTCGGCACGCTGAGCCAGGCCGACACCCTGGACCCGCAACACACCGTCGGCTGGACGCTGGTTGGCGATCAACCCGAGCATCAGTGGGCCGGCGACCCGCGCATCCGCGATGTGGTCGGCGGTCTGGTAGCCGATATCGCTTGGGATGCAATGATTTCCACGCTCAGCGGTGGGCAACGGCGACGAGTGCAGCTGGCCAGGCTGCTGATCGGCGAGTGGGACGTTATCGCCCTCGACGAGCCGACCAACCACCTCGATATCGAGGGCATCACCTGGCTGGCCGGCCACCTCCAACAGCGCTGGGCGCGCAACACCGGCGGGCTGCTGGTGGTGACGCACGACCGATGGTTTCTCGATGAGGTCGCCACCACGACCTGGGAGGTGCACGACGGGATCGTCGAACCCTTCGAGGGCGGCTACGCGGCGTACGTGCTGCAGCGCGTCGAACGGGACCGGCAGGCCGCCGCGGTGGAGGCCAAGCGGCAGAACCTGATGCGCAAGGAGCTGGCCTGGCTGCGCCGCGGCCCGCCGGCGCGGACCTCCAAGCCGAAGTTCCGGATCGACGCCGCCAACCAGCTGATCGCCGACGTGCCGCCGCTGCGCAACACCGTCGAGCTGGCCAAGCTGGCGACGGCCCGGCTAGGCAAGGACGTGATCGACCTGCTCGACGTCTCCGTTTCATTCGGCGGGCGTCCGGTGCTGCGCGATGTCGAATGGCGGATCGCGCCTGGTGAACGGACCGGCATCGTCGGCGCCAACGGCGCGGGCAAGTCCACGCTGCTGGGGTTGATCGCCGGCACCATCGCGCCGGACACCGGGCGCGTGAAGCGCGGCAAGACCGTTGCGCTGGCGGTGCTCGATCAACAAGGCGATCGGCTAGCCGACCTTGCCGACGACCGGATCGCCGACGTGCTGGGCCGGCTGCGCGGAGGGTACGAGGTCGAGGGCCGCGAGGTCACCCCGGCCCAGCTGCTGGAGCGACTCGGCTTCACCGAGCTCTCCGCGCGAGTCGGCGAGCTGTCCGGCGGGCAGCGTCGGCGCCTGCAGCTGATGCTGACCTTGCTGTCCGAGCCGAACGTCCTGCTCCTCGACGAGCCCACCAACGACGTCGACACCGACATGCTCACGGCCACCGAGGATTTGCTCGACTCCTGGCCCGGCACCCTGATCGTCGTCTCGCACGACCGCTATCTGCTGGAACGCATCACCGATCAGCAGTACGCGATTCTCGACGGCCGGCTGCGCCACCTGCCGGGCGGCGTCGACGAATACCTGCGGTTGACTGCGGATTCCGCGCCTGGGGCGCACCCGCCGCGGGCGACCCCCGACACCGCGGCGATGAGCGGCGCGCAACGTCGCGCCGCCGAGAAGGAGCTGGCCTCGGTCGACCGCCAGCTGGCCCGGCTGGCCGACCGGATTACGGCCAAACACGTCGAACTCGCCGACCACGACCAGTCCGACCACGTCGGCATCACCCGGCTGACGAGCGAGCTGCGGGCCCTGGAAGACGAAGTCGCCACGCTGGAAAGTCGCTGGCTGGAGCTCTCGGAAATGGTCGAATAG
- a CDS encoding PPE domain-containing protein yields the protein MVKLPPSSRGLPAISVQQPSVPSVVKPPERPPSTLSVEPQELIDRAKDLAEAMPQWPDDAPTAPCELAMVFNAATVLQRSAHNVSMALKTGEERWRRLAELLVHAAIKYDGVDSEAANKLTSAMPAFSATLRRPSAYQLRPDAVGSYVPPPTSPSWLGDGTRALVLQADNVFLRVRDAAKQINAGDARATALFRFADNWGAYEGKLRDAALRFRPFESWRGAAVTQVEKQFELHRVWLNQMAANCALLSQQARALASAHCVAVVQHPRPEQVEPLHTKLTSKRISSRDYEAYKRLQKMSEDVRVEYRKQAGLPWSVINLSMPPDRADADLLKTPEEKAQEIADRSQQRAMQPMQAMLKAQKEEAEKGREEARKARQEAQEEARKAREEAQDIARQAQKQAQEQQKAATANFAKSMSAQQAALAKSAGAGMPKLPLPSPSKLMGAAGQFANMAKGVGPKPAAAGPTPGAPLIPPLPPGGHPPHLAPAASAGAGAGIPLGGSGIGTPPRLQPPLQPPNAAQPPTGLQMPKGQIAMDPESVARSAAGSGLHGASSGTPGTAGAMGGGAAMGGLGAGQNKAGGTAKRVQPDDAAVYTEERPWTEGVIGRRPRKVDPAPPAPPADGAK from the coding sequence ATGGTGAAACTACCACCGTCGTCACGCGGACTGCCGGCGATCAGTGTCCAGCAACCGAGCGTGCCGAGTGTCGTCAAGCCCCCGGAACGCCCACCATCGACGCTCAGTGTCGAGCCGCAGGAGCTGATCGACAGGGCCAAAGACCTGGCTGAGGCCATGCCGCAATGGCCCGACGACGCACCCACAGCTCCATGCGAGCTCGCGATGGTCTTCAACGCGGCCACCGTGCTGCAGCGATCCGCCCACAACGTGTCGATGGCCCTCAAGACAGGCGAAGAGCGGTGGCGGCGTCTGGCAGAGTTGCTAGTCCATGCCGCCATAAAATACGACGGCGTCGACTCGGAGGCCGCGAACAAACTGACGTCGGCCATGCCGGCTTTCTCGGCCACGCTGCGGCGCCCGTCCGCGTACCAACTCCGGCCCGACGCCGTCGGCTCGTATGTCCCCCCGCCCACCAGCCCGTCGTGGTTGGGAGACGGGACCAGAGCGTTGGTGCTGCAGGCGGACAACGTGTTTCTGCGCGTCAGAGACGCGGCGAAACAAATCAATGCGGGCGATGCGCGCGCAACGGCGTTATTCCGATTTGCCGACAACTGGGGTGCCTATGAGGGGAAACTGCGGGACGCCGCGCTGCGGTTCCGGCCCTTCGAGTCCTGGCGCGGGGCGGCGGTTACCCAGGTCGAGAAGCAGTTCGAGCTGCACCGGGTGTGGCTGAACCAGATGGCGGCCAACTGCGCGCTGCTGAGCCAACAGGCGCGGGCGCTCGCCTCAGCACATTGTGTCGCGGTCGTTCAACACCCCCGTCCGGAACAAGTGGAACCCCTGCACACCAAGTTGACTTCGAAGAGAATCTCCAGCCGCGACTACGAGGCCTATAAGCGGCTGCAGAAGATGTCCGAAGACGTGCGGGTCGAATACCGCAAACAAGCTGGTTTGCCGTGGTCGGTGATCAATCTTTCGATGCCGCCCGATCGAGCGGACGCCGATCTCCTCAAGACGCCCGAAGAGAAGGCACAGGAGATAGCGGATCGGTCACAGCAACGGGCTATGCAGCCCATGCAAGCGATGCTGAAAGCGCAGAAAGAGGAGGCGGAGAAGGGACGAGAGGAAGCGCGCAAAGCACGGCAGGAAGCACAGGAAGAGGCGCGAAAAGCGCGCGAAGAGGCGCAGGACATCGCGCGGCAGGCGCAAAAGCAAGCGCAGGAACAGCAGAAGGCGGCGACCGCGAACTTCGCCAAATCCATGAGCGCCCAGCAGGCCGCCCTTGCCAAGTCGGCAGGCGCCGGCATGCCGAAGCTGCCGCTACCGTCCCCGTCGAAGCTGATGGGCGCCGCGGGCCAGTTCGCGAACATGGCAAAAGGCGTGGGCCCCAAGCCTGCTGCGGCGGGCCCCACGCCGGGCGCGCCGTTGATCCCACCGCTGCCCCCGGGTGGGCACCCACCGCATCTGGCCCCGGCCGCTTCGGCGGGCGCTGGCGCCGGAATACCGTTGGGCGGCAGTGGAATCGGCACGCCGCCACGGTTGCAGCCACCGTTGCAACCGCCGAACGCGGCACAACCGCCTACGGGGCTGCAGATGCCGAAGGGGCAGATCGCGATGGATCCCGAGTCGGTGGCGCGGTCGGCGGCCGGATCCGGTCTGCACGGTGCGAGCTCGGGCACGCCGGGGACCGCCGGAGCAATGGGAGGCGGGGCGGCGATGGGCGGGCTCGGCGCCGGTCAGAATAAAGCGGGCGGCACGGCCAAGCGCGTGCAGCCGGACGACGCCGCTGTCTACACCGAGGAGCGGCCGTGGACCGAGGGTGTCATTGGTCGTCGCCCGCGCAAGGTCGATCCCGCTCCACCTGCGCCTCCCGCCGACGGAGCTAAGTGA